The following coding sequences are from one Vibrio syngnathi window:
- a CDS encoding bifunctional 2',3'-cyclic-nucleotide 2'-phosphodiesterase/3'-nucleotidase, translating into MKVAMKPLSLAVLAGLGLTLAGCTTTPDTDEVIKLRVVETTDIHTNLMDYDYYKDKPSKKIGLARTATLVKEAQSEVTNSVLVDNGDLLQGSPMGDYMADKGIEAGEVHPAYKAMNQLNYDAANLGNHEFNYGLEFLKESINDADFPYISANVYDAENKEHYFTPYIIKTHTFEDTAGVEHEVKVGYIGFVPPQIMTWDKKNLEGKVTARDIIETANELVPQMKAEGAEVIVAIPHSGVSTDPYKNGEENSTFYLSEVDGIDAIAFGHSHAVFPGKGFDDIQGIDNETGTMNGVAAVMPGRWGSHVGVMDLTLAQKDGKWEVVKGQSEARPIYDKIEKKSLADADTGIVKALEADHIGTRDFVNQPIGKASDVMYSFLALVQDDPTVQIVNLAQKDYVERFIQGDPDLADIPVLSAAAPFKAGGRKNDPANFTEVESGQLTFRNAADLYLYPNTLVAMKVTGKEVKEWLECTTGQFQQIDVNSTAPQQLIDWDGFRTYNFDVIDGVEYQIDVTQPAKYDGNCKVINEGSERIVGLTYQGKPIDMKQDFIIATNNYRAYSNKFPGTGEDFIAFDAPDENRTVLANYISRVSKEQGQVSPTADNNWSFAPIKTDKKLDIRFETSPSEKAAEFIKEKGQYPMKRVATDDVGFAVYQIDLTK; encoded by the coding sequence ATGAAAGTTGCAATGAAACCTTTGTCATTGGCTGTACTTGCGGGTCTTGGTCTGACTTTAGCAGGCTGTACAACAACACCAGATACCGATGAAGTGATTAAATTACGTGTCGTAGAAACGACGGATATCCATACCAACCTAATGGATTACGACTACTACAAAGACAAGCCATCGAAAAAAATCGGCTTAGCACGTACTGCAACTCTAGTAAAAGAAGCTCAAAGCGAAGTAACCAACAGCGTATTAGTTGATAACGGTGACTTGCTGCAAGGTAGCCCTATGGGTGACTACATGGCAGACAAAGGCATCGAAGCGGGCGAAGTTCACCCTGCATATAAAGCAATGAACCAACTAAATTACGACGCTGCAAACCTAGGTAACCATGAATTCAACTACGGTCTTGAGTTCCTAAAAGAGTCTATCAACGACGCTGATTTCCCATACATCAGTGCTAACGTTTACGACGCAGAAAACAAAGAACACTACTTCACGCCTTACATCATCAAGACACACACCTTTGAAGATACTGCTGGCGTAGAACATGAAGTGAAAGTGGGTTATATCGGTTTTGTTCCACCACAAATCATGACGTGGGATAAGAAGAACCTTGAAGGTAAAGTGACCGCTCGCGATATCATTGAGACAGCTAACGAGTTAGTGCCTCAAATGAAAGCGGAAGGCGCTGAAGTCATCGTTGCTATCCCTCACTCAGGCGTATCAACTGACCCATACAAAAATGGCGAAGAGAACTCAACGTTCTACCTATCTGAAGTAGACGGCATTGATGCTATCGCATTCGGCCACTCTCACGCCGTGTTCCCAGGTAAAGGTTTTGATGACATTCAAGGCATCGACAACGAAACGGGCACAATGAACGGCGTTGCAGCAGTAATGCCTGGTCGTTGGGGTAGCCACGTTGGTGTCATGGATCTAACACTTGCACAAAAAGACGGTAAGTGGGAAGTCGTTAAAGGCCAATCAGAAGCACGCCCTATCTACGACAAAATCGAAAAGAAATCTCTTGCTGACGCTGATACTGGTATCGTTAAAGCACTAGAAGCAGATCACATAGGTACACGTGATTTCGTTAACCAACCAATCGGTAAAGCAAGCGACGTGATGTACAGCTTCTTGGCACTTGTTCAAGACGATCCAACAGTACAGATTGTTAACCTTGCACAAAAAGATTACGTAGAGCGTTTCATTCAAGGTGACCCTGATCTAGCCGATATTCCTGTCCTTTCAGCAGCAGCTCCATTTAAAGCGGGTGGCCGTAAGAATGACCCAGCGAACTTTACTGAAGTAGAGTCTGGTCAACTAACGTTCCGTAACGCGGCTGACTTATACCTTTACCCGAACACGCTAGTTGCGATGAAGGTAACCGGTAAAGAAGTAAAAGAGTGGCTAGAGTGTACTACAGGTCAATTCCAACAAATCGACGTAAACAGCACTGCACCTCAGCAGCTTATTGATTGGGATGGCTTCCGCACTTACAACTTTGATGTTATCGATGGCGTTGAGTACCAAATTGATGTTACACAGCCAGCAAAATATGATGGTAACTGTAAGGTTATTAACGAAGGTTCTGAGCGTATCGTTGGTCTAACTTACCAAGGTAAGCCAATCGATATGAAGCAAGACTTCATCATCGCGACCAACAACTACCGTGCATACAGCAATAAGTTCCCTGGTACGGGTGAAGACTTCATCGCATTTGATGCACCAGATGAGAACCGTACTGTTCTAGCGAACTACATATCTCGAGTGAGCAAAGAGCAAGGTCAAGTGAGCCCAACGGCTGATAACAACTGGTCATTTGCGCCAATCAAAACGGATAAAAAGCTAGATATCCGCTTTGAAACGTCTCCAAGCGAGAAAGCGGCAGAGTTCATCAAAGAAAAGGGTCAATACCCGATGAAACGCGTTGCGACTGACGATGTTGGTTTTGCTGTTTACCAGATTGACCTAACTAAATAG
- a CDS encoding DMT family transporter codes for MSNITVGILLLIAGNLFASLSDVAVKLLNGEVPPLQYIFFRQLISLLIITPLWLQQKKEQRRLQKAKVTIIRGQLILIGSGCMVVAITHLSLATANAVFYVAPLLMLPLSMFLLKEQPALGKVIATTIGFIGALIVLRPSQFHWAALFALGTALTLALFNVLVRKLPSEQTVITTLWWTTLFSIPASLVLCFLYWQPVSVEHLGYIALSATLILSYNGLAVAAYQKAHSSQIALAEYSGLVFVALIGAIWFDEIPDTLTFIGIMLIILPLAPFKRPKKRANA; via the coding sequence ATGTCGAATATCACTGTCGGTATCCTATTACTGATTGCAGGTAACTTGTTTGCCTCACTTTCGGACGTAGCGGTAAAACTATTGAATGGCGAAGTGCCACCTCTTCAGTATATTTTCTTCCGACAGTTGATATCTCTGCTCATCATTACTCCTTTGTGGCTACAACAGAAAAAGGAACAACGACGCTTACAAAAAGCCAAAGTGACCATCATACGCGGACAGTTAATACTAATTGGCAGTGGATGTATGGTCGTCGCAATTACCCATTTATCTTTGGCCACCGCTAACGCTGTATTTTACGTCGCACCCTTGTTGATGCTGCCTCTCTCAATGTTTCTACTCAAAGAGCAACCCGCACTGGGTAAGGTGATAGCAACCACTATCGGCTTCATTGGCGCACTGATTGTCTTGAGGCCATCGCAATTTCATTGGGCTGCATTGTTTGCATTAGGCACAGCTCTGACGCTCGCACTGTTCAATGTATTGGTAAGAAAGCTTCCGAGTGAGCAAACGGTGATCACTACGCTGTGGTGGACAACGTTATTCTCTATTCCAGCATCATTGGTACTGTGCTTCCTATACTGGCAACCGGTATCGGTGGAGCATTTGGGATACATAGCACTCAGTGCAACGTTAATCTTGAGTTACAACGGCCTTGCGGTTGCTGCCTACCAAAAAGCACACTCTAGCCAAATTGCCTTGGCTGAGTATTCAGGACTGGTGTTTGTCGCGTTAATAGGTGCAATATGGTTTGATGAGATACCAGATACGTTAACCTTTATCGGTATTATGCTCATCATCTTGCCACTCGCCCCTTTCAAGCGACCAAAAAAAAGAGCTAATGCTTAG
- a CDS encoding ATP-grasp domain-containing protein, with amino-acid sequence MSSPQDIRIIPAHQINAGMPLLEKDTVRSVSPYEFLPTWFFYTPVVIQSLMQGLRHFDWALPLIANPSIKLSGMVGESKHEILSLAGSSSQRWISPFITLTKTDLSGKKQAEDARRALIQSDLDFPIVAKPDLGCRGVGVKLINTQDQLEQYVESFPNNARFLLQEKAPYQAEAGVFYVRYPNKKQGEIISITLKYAPMVVGDGSSTLKQLIENSPRAGQISHLYLPRHEDKLDQVLAESEEFQLAFAGSHSRGCIFRDGNQYITRALTERLDEIFDDFDGFHFGRLDVKFKDMHSLMNGEDFTILEVNGASSEAGHIWDRNTPLREIFSTLLLQYRILFDIGAQQKQRGHKTPSFKSLFAAWQEERRLVQQYPTTD; translated from the coding sequence ATGAGTTCACCGCAAGATATTCGCATCATTCCAGCGCATCAAATTAATGCAGGCATGCCCCTGCTTGAAAAAGATACCGTGCGCAGTGTCTCTCCTTACGAGTTTCTTCCAACTTGGTTTTTCTACACGCCAGTGGTGATTCAAAGCCTGATGCAAGGGTTACGACACTTTGACTGGGCGCTCCCGCTCATCGCCAATCCGAGCATCAAACTCAGTGGTATGGTCGGCGAATCAAAGCACGAGATATTGAGCCTTGCCGGATCTTCAAGTCAACGTTGGATCTCACCGTTCATTACCCTAACCAAAACGGATCTCAGCGGTAAGAAACAAGCTGAAGATGCACGCCGCGCACTCATACAATCCGATCTCGATTTTCCGATTGTGGCCAAACCGGATCTTGGCTGCCGAGGTGTTGGCGTCAAGCTGATCAACACACAAGATCAACTTGAGCAGTATGTTGAATCTTTCCCAAATAACGCTCGCTTTCTATTGCAAGAAAAGGCGCCTTATCAAGCCGAAGCGGGTGTTTTCTATGTTCGCTACCCAAACAAAAAGCAAGGCGAGATCATCTCGATCACACTCAAATACGCACCCATGGTGGTGGGTGATGGCAGCTCGACACTCAAACAATTAATTGAAAATAGCCCGCGTGCTGGGCAGATTAGTCACCTTTATCTACCAAGACATGAAGATAAATTGGATCAAGTGCTCGCAGAGAGCGAAGAGTTCCAACTCGCGTTCGCAGGAAGCCATAGCCGTGGCTGCATCTTCCGCGATGGCAATCAATACATCACTCGGGCTTTAACTGAACGTTTAGACGAGATATTCGATGACTTCGATGGTTTTCATTTTGGCCGACTCGACGTCAAGTTTAAGGACATGCACAGCCTAATGAACGGCGAGGATTTCACGATCCTTGAGGTCAATGGCGCAAGCAGTGAGGCAGGGCATATCTGGGATCGCAATACACCGCTGCGAGAGATATTTTCTACGCTACTTCTGCAATACCGTATTCTTTTTGATATTGGCGCTCAGCAAAAACAACGAGGCCATAAGACTCCTTCTTTCAAGAGCTTATTCGCTGCGTGGCAAGAAGAGCGACGTCTTGTTCAACAATATCCGACCACTGACTAA
- a CDS encoding lysophospholipid acyltransferase family protein: MIDSPFRLPRYTPFGLGESVVEWATGLSKLDRLYQDRQNELSSFEFMNYTLSALNIDYSVVSGSTENIPEEGPVVIVANHPLGAIEGVILADLVGSVRKDVKVLANELLKRLPELDDLFIGVDVFNSKESKRTNAKAIRDANRHLADGGLLIVFPAGEVSSYRKGAKTLTDIEWSKSVAKFVKRHQATTVPIFINGKNSELFYQAGRVHPLLRTALLGRELLNKQATTIAISIGSSIPYSEIKSFEQEMDIVNYLRLNTYLMSQQDSPNTPIHAPSFDTQVIAPIPQEVLAIEINSLPEEMKLLEQGDFEVYCTPSQSIPNLMREIGRVREESFREVGEGSGLACDLDEYDLYYHQLFVWNKTKAELVGAYRLGMVDKLIAEHGLDNLYSRSLFNYNQEFIDTLDNSIELGRSVVSKPYQKSLNSLLLLWKGIAAFVYRHPQYTHLFGPVSISNDYSHNARLLIATTLSIHHYDEEKANLVSPSSPLNTSNHVFWQNHLLSSLASVPLLSKVLARMEQGKGLPVLLRQYLGMNGKLVCFNVDPSFNDALDGLIVVNLKKVPLKTLAKYMGRELAQDYLEQHTRR; this comes from the coding sequence ATGATTGATAGTCCTTTTCGTTTACCACGTTACACACCTTTTGGTTTAGGTGAGTCTGTTGTCGAGTGGGCAACAGGGCTATCTAAGTTAGACCGACTCTATCAAGATCGACAAAACGAGTTATCTAGTTTCGAATTCATGAATTACACCCTATCGGCGCTCAATATCGATTACTCGGTTGTATCGGGAAGCACGGAAAACATCCCGGAAGAAGGACCGGTGGTGATTGTGGCGAACCACCCACTTGGCGCCATTGAAGGTGTGATCCTTGCCGATCTCGTAGGATCGGTCAGAAAGGATGTGAAGGTTTTGGCCAATGAGTTACTCAAGCGATTGCCTGAACTGGATGATCTTTTCATCGGAGTCGATGTCTTTAACAGTAAAGAATCGAAACGAACCAACGCCAAAGCGATTCGAGATGCCAATCGTCACTTAGCAGATGGTGGACTGCTGATTGTGTTCCCTGCGGGCGAAGTCTCGAGTTACCGCAAAGGGGCAAAGACACTGACAGACATCGAATGGAGCAAATCGGTAGCCAAATTCGTCAAACGTCATCAAGCCACTACGGTACCTATCTTTATCAATGGTAAAAACAGTGAGCTTTTCTATCAAGCTGGCCGTGTCCATCCACTATTAAGAACAGCTCTACTCGGCCGTGAACTCCTCAATAAGCAAGCGACCACGATCGCTATCTCTATTGGCTCTTCGATTCCATACTCAGAAATAAAATCGTTTGAACAAGAAATGGATATCGTCAACTACCTGCGACTCAATACCTACCTGATGAGTCAACAAGATAGCCCGAACACACCAATCCACGCGCCCTCTTTTGATACTCAAGTGATTGCTCCGATTCCACAAGAAGTCTTGGCAATAGAGATCAATTCACTCCCTGAAGAGATGAAATTGCTCGAGCAAGGTGACTTCGAAGTCTACTGCACACCAAGCCAATCAATCCCCAACTTGATGCGAGAAATTGGTCGAGTGAGAGAAGAGAGTTTCCGAGAAGTTGGAGAAGGCAGCGGGCTTGCCTGTGATTTAGATGAGTATGACCTTTACTACCACCAACTGTTTGTTTGGAATAAAACCAAGGCTGAATTAGTGGGTGCATACCGACTTGGTATGGTCGACAAGCTCATCGCTGAGCACGGGCTTGATAACCTCTACTCTCGTAGCCTGTTTAACTACAATCAAGAATTCATCGATACCTTAGACAACAGTATCGAGCTTGGGCGTTCTGTAGTGAGTAAGCCTTATCAAAAGAGCCTTAACTCACTGTTACTCTTATGGAAAGGAATCGCGGCCTTCGTGTATCGTCATCCTCAATACACTCACCTATTCGGCCCAGTCAGTATCAGTAATGATTACAGTCACAATGCTCGTCTGTTGATCGCGACTACCTTATCGATTCACCACTACGATGAGGAAAAGGCGAATCTAGTTTCTCCTTCGTCACCACTCAATACCAGTAATCATGTATTCTGGCAAAATCATCTGTTATCGTCATTGGCGAGTGTTCCTCTGCTCTCTAAAGTGTTAGCGCGTATGGAGCAAGGAAAAGGCCTACCAGTACTACTGCGCCAGTATCTAGGGATGAATGGTAAATTGGTGTGCTTTAACGTCGACCCATCATTTAATGATGCTCTAGATGGCTTGATTGTGGTTAATCTTAAGAAAGTACCATTGAAAACTCTTGCTAAATACATGGGTAGAGAACTCGCTCAAGACTACCTAGAGCAACACACTCGACGCTGA
- a CDS encoding NRDE family protein has protein sequence MCSVSWLLEENGYQVFFNRDEQKTRALAMPPKQYRVNGVDIIMPLDPTGGGSWISINEFGLSLCLLNNYQGIVPVGPLVSRGLLLKNLSSSRNISQLSEAFHQLDLHSFAPFTLLAFAPNLTQNNGLVIAYMWDGIQQHIVDTDSPLFSSGVDLERVQAYRQAKYDQLMTTGKNQQNLLQFHSHHHSEQPHLATCMHREDAHTVSFTHLRNLHGQASMFYAPGSPCEPIKPCQINQQRFTFDLSPVINL, from the coding sequence ATGTGTTCAGTATCTTGGCTGCTTGAAGAAAATGGTTATCAGGTCTTTTTTAACCGTGACGAACAAAAGACGCGAGCACTAGCAATGCCGCCTAAACAGTATCGAGTTAACGGCGTCGATATCATCATGCCACTCGACCCAACTGGCGGTGGTAGCTGGATCAGTATCAATGAGTTCGGGCTTTCACTATGCCTACTCAATAACTATCAAGGCATAGTCCCTGTTGGACCTTTAGTCAGCCGTGGTTTGCTACTCAAGAATCTATCATCGAGTCGTAACATCAGTCAGCTCTCTGAAGCATTTCATCAGCTCGACCTGCACTCTTTTGCCCCGTTTACCTTGTTGGCTTTTGCGCCGAACTTAACTCAGAACAATGGGTTGGTTATCGCCTACATGTGGGATGGTATTCAACAGCACATCGTCGACACTGATTCTCCACTCTTCTCATCCGGTGTTGATTTAGAGCGAGTACAAGCCTACCGACAAGCAAAATACGATCAGCTTATGACAACAGGTAAGAATCAGCAGAACTTACTTCAATTTCACTCTCACCATCATAGCGAACAGCCTCATTTAGCGACCTGTATGCATCGTGAAGACGCACATACGGTGAGCTTTACACACTTACGCAATCTACACGGCCAAGCCTCTATGTTTTATGCACCCGGATCGCCTTGTGAACCCATTAAGCCATGCCAGATAAATCAACAGCGCTTTACCTTCGATTTATCACCCGTAATCAATCTATAG
- a CDS encoding DedA family protein, which produces MGTIESIQAWLNSGEESLLWLMLGIIALSYLLEDLAIVTAAGLATQGLILPQYALLAIFIGIATGDLGLYYLGKSGRYFRSVRYKALTNKYFRALRFKLRQNAFSSLFIIRFIPGLRTVGFTLSGFFAIPLPTFLFAVISATALWTGIVFSAIYYLGTSAWLQASEYQWIIIPCAIALLFIGNRLMNKTYSRGLS; this is translated from the coding sequence ATGGGCACCATCGAGAGCATTCAAGCATGGTTAAATTCAGGGGAGGAGTCGCTGTTATGGCTGATGCTTGGCATTATTGCGCTTTCTTACCTGCTTGAAGATCTGGCGATTGTTACCGCTGCCGGTTTAGCCACTCAAGGGCTCATTCTTCCTCAATATGCCCTGCTTGCCATTTTCATCGGCATTGCCACGGGTGACTTAGGTCTTTATTACCTAGGTAAATCAGGACGTTATTTCCGAAGCGTTCGTTACAAAGCTCTCACTAATAAGTACTTTCGTGCACTTCGCTTTAAATTACGTCAAAACGCGTTCAGCAGTCTGTTTATCATCCGTTTTATTCCCGGGCTTCGTACCGTCGGTTTTACCTTAAGTGGCTTTTTCGCCATCCCACTGCCTACTTTCTTATTTGCCGTTATTAGTGCCACTGCGCTCTGGACTGGCATTGTCTTCTCTGCCATCTACTATTTAGGGACATCAGCGTGGCTGCAAGCCTCTGAATATCAATGGATCATCATCCCGTGTGCCATCGCTTTGCTGTTTATCGGTAATCGATTAATGAATAAAACCTACTCTAGAGGATTATCATGA
- a CDS encoding Crp/Fnr family transcriptional regulator yields MHTSFIEQLQSFDFSESQIESLLAVAKPLELPTRHILINQGEMASSIYFVLEGLCHACYLTNDGKQYSKEFYWEQDWIIGFESLIKNQASPYLLETLTPITMLELPMNAVIEWRASNNPLYLKLLETQLMHKENKERFMLLYTPEQRYQLFCEHYPDLEQRLNDNQIAAYLGITAISLSRIKGRINNS; encoded by the coding sequence ATGCACACCTCTTTTATCGAACAACTACAAAGCTTCGACTTCTCTGAAAGTCAGATTGAATCTCTATTAGCCGTCGCGAAACCGCTTGAGCTGCCAACCAGACACATCCTGATCAATCAAGGTGAGATGGCGAGTTCAATCTACTTTGTACTTGAGGGATTGTGCCACGCTTGCTACCTCACTAATGACGGTAAGCAATACAGCAAAGAGTTCTACTGGGAACAAGACTGGATCATCGGCTTTGAGAGTTTGATAAAAAACCAAGCGTCCCCTTACTTATTAGAAACGCTCACACCAATTACTATGTTAGAACTGCCAATGAACGCAGTTATCGAGTGGCGGGCATCAAACAACCCTCTGTATTTAAAGTTGTTAGAAACTCAGCTGATGCATAAGGAAAATAAAGAACGCTTTATGCTGCTCTATACCCCAGAGCAACGCTATCAGCTTTTCTGCGAGCACTATCCCGACCTTGAACAGCGCTTGAACGACAATCAAATTGCGGCCTATCTAGGAATAACAGCGATCAGCCTGAGCAGAATTAAAGGTCGAATTAACAATAGTTAA
- a CDS encoding YHS domain-containing (seleno)protein codes for MRKLLTMVMLLVSPYVFAADEIYTGFFSSKALDGYDTVAYFTSGNPVEGSKKFSTEYKGADWYFSSEKNLTLFVNNPEKYAPQYGGYCAWAVSAKSDFAPGDPNQWTIVDNKLYLNYDQEIKQRWEQDQAQHIQQADKVWPQLIK; via the coding sequence ATGAGAAAACTATTAACCATGGTCATGCTACTTGTTAGCCCATACGTATTTGCCGCCGATGAAATCTACACCGGATTCTTTAGCAGCAAGGCACTCGATGGTTACGATACTGTCGCGTATTTCACTTCAGGCAACCCCGTCGAAGGCAGTAAAAAATTCAGCACCGAGTACAAGGGTGCGGACTGGTATTTCTCTTCTGAAAAGAATCTGACTTTATTTGTTAATAATCCTGAAAAATATGCCCCTCAATATGGTGGCTATTGCGCTTGGGCAGTATCAGCAAAAAGTGATTTTGCACCCGGAGACCCGAACCAATGGACGATTGTTGATAACAAGCTTTACCTCAACTACGACCAAGAGATTAAACAGCGTTGGGAGCAAGACCAAGCACAACATATTCAACAAGCCGATAAAGTTTGGCCGCAACTGATTAAATAA
- a CDS encoding FKBP-type peptidyl-prolyl cis-trans isomerase, with protein MSEVKFETVEQKASYGIGLQMGQQLAGSGLEGLNVDAIAAGIATALVGDMPAIEVDEINNALQELHTRGEAARQELAKAAAADGEAFLTDNALRSEVTVLESGLQYEVLTEGTGEIPTADKQVRVHYHGELTDGTVFDSSVSRGQPAEFPVTGVIQGWVQALQMMPVGSKWKLYIPQDLAYGERGAGAAIPPFAALVFEVELLAIL; from the coding sequence ATGTCTGAAGTAAAATTTGAAACTGTAGAGCAAAAAGCTAGCTACGGTATCGGTCTACAAATGGGCCAACAACTTGCTGGTTCTGGTCTTGAAGGCCTAAACGTTGACGCAATCGCTGCTGGTATCGCAACAGCTCTAGTTGGTGACATGCCAGCTATCGAAGTTGACGAAATCAACAACGCACTACAAGAGCTACATACTCGTGGTGAAGCTGCACGTCAAGAACTAGCTAAAGCAGCAGCAGCTGACGGCGAAGCTTTCCTAACTGACAACGCTCTTCGTTCAGAAGTAACAGTTCTTGAGTCTGGTCTTCAGTACGAAGTACTAACTGAAGGTACTGGCGAAATCCCTACTGCAGACAAGCAAGTACGTGTTCACTACCACGGCGAACTAACTGACGGTACTGTTTTCGACAGCTCTGTATCTCGCGGTCAACCTGCTGAATTCCCAGTAACTGGCGTAATTCAAGGTTGGGTACAAGCTCTACAAATGATGCCTGTTGGCTCTAAGTGGAAGCTATACATCCCTCAAGATCTAGCATACGGTGAGCGCGGCGCAGGTGCTGCAATCCCACCATTTGCAGCTCTAGTATTTGAAGTAGAGCTTCTAGCAATTCTTTAA
- a CDS encoding GNAT family N-acetyltransferase, whose product MITWHSIPFSELSTQQLYQLLKLRVDVFVVEQNCPYPELDGKDTIAGVEHLLGYANAELVACARLLPPGTSYDNTSIGRVATKQSARGDGLGHQLIKEALTRCEALWPSTTIDIGAQQHLENFYASHGFKTISEMYLEDDIPHVDMRLEK is encoded by the coding sequence ATGATCACTTGGCACTCAATTCCCTTCTCTGAACTTTCAACACAACAGCTTTATCAATTACTTAAATTACGAGTCGATGTGTTCGTTGTTGAGCAAAATTGCCCTTATCCAGAGCTCGACGGTAAAGACACAATCGCAGGTGTTGAACACTTGCTTGGCTATGCTAATGCAGAGTTAGTGGCGTGTGCACGCTTGTTACCACCAGGAACTTCTTACGACAACACGAGCATCGGTCGAGTGGCAACGAAGCAATCGGCAAGAGGTGATGGTTTAGGCCATCAATTGATAAAAGAAGCGTTAACACGCTGTGAGGCTCTTTGGCCGAGCACGACTATCGATATTGGTGCGCAACAACACTTAGAAAACTTCTATGCGAGCCACGGCTTCAAAACGATCTCTGAGATGTACTTGGAAGACGATATTCCGCACGTCGATATGAGATTAGAGAAGTAA
- a CDS encoding LysM-like peptidoglycan-binding domain-containing protein → MNRRQKKKQKVDHLAEFKDRLNQVKEKLSSIDLKKMKTSTVQTWGSLPKLHQKLLMVISPIILILLFAPLPEPKVDNAPATSRVELEINTVGLSELKNTKSNSSEPTSWQEYLVKQGDTLAQVFRNNDLPLSDLNALVRIEGADKPLSQIRKGQLVRFKLAETGQLDILQLEKGNTSVMFFRLSDGGFGRSK, encoded by the coding sequence ATGAATCGTCGTCAAAAGAAAAAACAGAAAGTAGACCACTTAGCAGAGTTCAAGGACCGACTGAATCAGGTCAAAGAGAAACTAAGCTCGATCGATCTAAAGAAAATGAAAACCTCAACAGTGCAAACTTGGGGATCATTGCCGAAATTACACCAGAAATTATTGATGGTGATTTCGCCGATCATATTAATCTTATTGTTTGCACCGCTACCAGAGCCTAAAGTAGACAACGCACCAGCAACATCTCGTGTTGAGCTTGAGATAAATACTGTTGGCTTAAGCGAGCTGAAAAATACTAAAAGTAATTCTTCTGAGCCAACCAGTTGGCAAGAGTATCTTGTTAAGCAAGGAGATACGTTAGCTCAAGTGTTCCGAAATAATGATCTACCGCTGTCTGATCTTAACGCTTTGGTTCGTATTGAAGGTGCAGACAAGCCGCTTAGCCAGATTCGTAAAGGCCAGCTGGTTCGATTCAAACTAGCCGAGACTGGGCAACTAGACATTCTTCAGCTTGAGAAAGGCAATACTTCGGTGATGTTTTTCCGGTTATCAGATGGTGGCTTTGGTCGCAGTAAATAG